The nucleotide window TGTTGAAATGGCGCAAAGTTACTCAAAAAACAGGTTTTTATTTCTTGAAATAAAAATCGCCAATCAGAGAAGAGGCTTCCCACGGCGTTTGTTCGCCCCCCGAAAGTTTGATTACGTTGATGCGTACTTGTTTGAATACGTCCTCAATTTTTAGCCCGGGCATTTGGATAAATTTGAGCAGTTGTTCGGTGTAAAGCCCGTTGTTGCCCGAGCCGTCGGAGGCTGTTGTACCCGGAGCGGTGGCATATGCAATAAATGAGCCGACAGGTGCACTGATGGCTGCCAAGCCGTTCCCGTTTACCGAGCGGCTCCACGAGCGCTCAAAGGGATTGTTGCGGCAGGCATCCAGCACTACAATATTGACTTTGTTGCGTGCTGTCTCCATTTTGGCAAGTACCCGACCGGCTTCCACACATTCGTATTCAACGTCTTTTTCCGAAGCAATGGCGGCAGTGCAAGGAACCAAATAGTTATTGCCGCGCACTTGCAGTCCGTGTCCGGCAAAGAAAAACAACCCGATATCGTAGTTGCTCAGGCGTGCCCCAAACTGGTCTATGGCGCGCTTCATGTCTTCCCGACCCAGATTTTCATACTTTATCACATCAAATCCGGCATTTTTCAGGGCAATTTCCATGGCTCTTGCGTCATTGATGGGGTTTTTGAGGACACCTGCGTTGGTGTAGTTGCTGTTGCCTATAATCAGTGCCAAACGGCGTTCTTTGGTCGTGCTGCCGCTTTGTGTGCCTGTGTTGGTGGCCGCAGGTTGGGTGTTGGTTTGCCCTGCGGATGCGTTGGTGCCCAAATATTGGTTGTTGCTCCAACGGCCGCTTTCTACTTTACCCGAAGCATAAGTATAAGTGCCTATTCCGTTGAACTTGCTGTCGGCAAATTCTCCGACATATTTATCACCATTGGCAAAGAAGAAAGAGCCTTGTCCGTGCAACTCGCCATTTTTAAATCGCCCTACGTATTTATGTCCTTCGGAGTAAACGTATGTACCGGTTCCGTTGATACAATCTCCTGATATACAGCCTGTTGTTTTTGCTTTTACTTCACCTTGAAAAACATTGTCCAACCAGTTGCCTTGCTGTACGCGCCCGTCGTTGTAGTAATACGTGCCATATCCGTTGTACTTTCCGTTGGCAAAAGAGCCCGTGTAGCGTTCGCCTTTGGCTGTGGTGTAAGTACCTTCGCCGTGTAACAGGCTTTTTCTGAAATAGCCTGTATAACGGCTGCCATCATCAAATACATAGGTGCCATAGCCGTTGGCACAATCTCCGTAAACGCAGCCGCTTGCCGTGCTGCCGCTCATGTCTTTGGTAAATTGATTGTTGCTCCAATAGCCGTCGTCTATCTTGCCGTCTTTGTAGAGAAATGTACCACGCCCCTGATACTTGTTGCCGCTGAACATACCGATGTACATTTCCCCGTCTGCAAACATGTACAGCCCCTTACCGTCCAGTTTTTCATACCTGAAATTGCCGATGTAGAGTGCGCCATCGTTATATATATAAACACCAAAGCCATCGGTGCAATTGCCGTAAACACAACCAACAGCATCGTTTGGCGTAGGAGTAACCAAGGTAATATCATTCCAGATACCCCGCTCAATATCACCGTTTTGGTATAAATAGATACCATATCCGTTGTAGCGACCATTGCGGAACTGCCCGAGATAGGTTTCTTTGTTGTTAAAAACAAAGATGCCGTAGCCGTTGAGTTCACCGCCTTTAAATTCTCCCAGATAAACATGCCCTTCTTTGTAGGCGTATTTGCCAAAACCATTCTGGCAGTCGCCAAATACGCAGTTTTGGGCTTTTGCAGCGAAGGCTGCAAAGGCAAGCAAAAGCAATAAAAAATAATGCAAGCGGTATTTGTTCATTTGTCTTTGAAAAATGGTCAATACAAAGTTTATGCAGGTTGTATTGTTAAACCTGACAGGTTTCTAAAACCTTTCAGGTTTAAATAGCTGTTTTTCAGTAATTTACAAAAATCGTTTTTCGCAAATCACTTGCAATTTTGTATAAGAGCGGATAGTGTAGCCGGCTAATTTAAAAATATTGTTCAATCGCCGCAAATATTACATGATAAAGCCGTTGTAAAATAAGATGAGCTACCCCGCGCACAGTCGGGATAGCTCATTGGTGATATTCGGATACCGTTTTTTTAGATATCAAATTTGATGCCTTGCGCCAGTGGCAGCGAAGAGGAGTAGTTGATGGTGTTTGTTTGACGGCGCATGTATGCTTTCCATGCATCCGAGCCCGATTCGCGGCCGCCGCCGGTTTCTTTCTCTCCGCCAAAAGCACCGCCGATTTCAGCCCCCGAAGTGCCGATATTGACGTTGGCAATGCCGCAATCTGAACCCCATGCGCTCAGGAATGTTTCTGCCTGACGCAAATGGTCGGTGAAAATGGCAGAAGAAAGCCCCTGCTTCACACCATTCTGAATATCAATGGCATTTTGCACATCGCCGGAGTATTTAATCAGGTACAAGATAGGCGCAAAGGTTTCTTCCTGTACCATTTCGTAATGATTTTGGGCTTCTACAATGGCAGGTGCTACATAGTTAGCGCCAATTTCAGGCAACACTTTGCCGCCAACTAACAGTTTTCCGCCTTCTGCCTGTACTTTTTCAAGCGCATGTAGGAAGTTGCGCACTGCATCGGCATCAATCAGCGGCCCTACGAGCGTGCCTGCCTCCAACGGATTGCCTATGGTCAGGTTTTGATACACACGCACCAGATGGTCGCGCACATCGTCATATACATCCTCATGCACAATCAGGCGGCGGGTAGTAGTGCAACGCTGGCCGCAAGTGCCCACTGCGCCAAAAGCTACGGCGCGGATGGCCAAATCCAAGTGCGCATGTTCCGTGATGATGATGGCGTTGTTGCCGCCCAGTTCCAAAATAGACTTGCCAAGGCGTGCCGCAACTGCCTGTGCCACTTTTTTACCCATTCGGGTAGAGCCTGTGGCAGAAATGAGCGGAATGCGGGTGTCGTGCGAGAGCAGCTCGCCAACTTCTGCACCGCCGATAATCAAATTGAAAATACCTTCGGGCAAGTTGTTGTCTCTCAAAACGTTGGATATAATGTGCTGGCAGGCAATGGCTGTCAGCGGGGTTTTTTCGGAAGGCTTCCAGATGCAGACATTGCCGCAAACTGCTGCAATCATAGCATTCCATGACCAAACCGCCACAGGGAAGTTGAAGGCAGAGATGATACCGACAATGCCCAGCGGATGCCATTGCTCATACATGCGATGCTCGGGGCGTTCCGAGTGCATGGTGAGGCCGTGCAACTGACGGGAAAGACCTACTGCAAAGTCGCAGATGTCAATCATTTCCTGTACTTCGCCCAAACCTTCCTGCAAAATTTTACCCATCTCGAGCGTTACTAACCTGCCCAGCGGTTCTTTGTACTCACGCAGTGCCATGCCTATTTGGCGCACAATCTCACCGCGTTTAGGTGCAGGAACTCGCTGCCATATTTTGAAGGCTTCGTGTGCTTTTTCTACAATCAGTTCATAGTCGCCCTTGTCTGCCATTTTGACAGATGCAATCAACCGTCCGTCTATAGGTGAAAAAATATCGCGGGTTGGTGCGCCGGGTCTGCCGCCCCAGTGTAAGCCGGTGCTGTAAGCAGGGTTCAAAGGCTTAACACCCAAAATTTCAAGCAACTCGGCTGTTTGTTGGTCGTGGATTGATGTGAGCGTCTCCATAACTTTTTATTGGAATGTCCGTAAAAATTAAGCAAAGGTAACACTGCTTTACGGCAGTTTTGCTACCGATTGTATAAAAACGATAACTTTGTCTTACATACTTTTTTCTGTCCTTTATGGAAGCCCTTGCCAACTCACTTGTACCTTATTACATCCAGCAGGATTTGCCCTTTGCAGTCAATGCACAAGTGGCAACATTGCCCGAGGATTTACAGAAAGAGTTTTTGAAGGAATATAACCGCCGTTCAAAGAACGTCATTATTCCTTATGTATTGCATTTTTTCTTTCCTGCGCACTACTTGTACTTAGACAAGGTGCTTATGCAAATTCTCTTCTGGTTTACGTTTGGCGGCTTGGGCATTTGGTGGCTGATTGATATTTTCCGCATTCCGGGGTTGGTAAAAAGGCGCAATGCCGAAATAGCCGACGAGGTACTGCGGCATGTGCTGATGGTGCATGGCAAACAGCAGGCGCAGCAATCTGCAGCAAGCCGTCCGGCAGGGATTGCAAACCCCTTACAGCCTCGCAATTTGGAAGCATACTTTGACCCCACCCGCATTACCCTTGAAAACCTCCGCACCGGCTATTTGCTGGATTACGGACTGAAAACGTGGCAGGTAGTCAATCAAATTCAGTTTGACTGGAACGACGGGATGTCGGAGAGAGAGTATAAAATGCTGTCAGGAAACGAACTGCTGTATCTCAATGTCAGAAGAGAGGCCGCTATGCTCGAGTGCCGCGTAGGTACGGCTATTAATTTGTATGCTATTGACAGTCAGTTAGATATGATGATTCAACGTGATGGCAACCCGCCCAATGTGCTCAACTATGCCGATTTTACGCTGTACAGAGAAAATAAATTAACGGGGCTGATGTTTAATCAGGCATACGGCAACAAACCTGTGAAGCTCATCGCATGGGATTACCTCGACCAAACCCGCACCTACCACCTGCGCATTGAGCGCGATGAACATCAAAAGTTCTTTGTTGTTTTCTCCAAACAAGTCAGCGATATTGAGTTTTCCGATATTCTGCCGGCAGGGGAGAGGTAGGCAGTTGAGCAGTTTTAATCGCATGCTGTAATAACCAATCAAGTTACTCAACGGACACGACGACATAGAAAGGCTGATGAAATAAGCAGTTGAGCAGATTCATGCGTTCTTTTTTACCGCGGAGTACGCAAGGGTTTAACCGCAGTGTACACAAAGAAAAGACTCATCATAAAAACATTTAGCGCTCTTTGCGTAAAACTTAGCGAACTTTGTGGCAGAAAATTTAAACTGTTCAATTACTTAAAATACTAACCCGTTTCAACTAAATACACGATGAATTTCATAGAAGAACTTCGCTGGCGCGGCATGTTGCAAGACCATACGCCGGGTGTGGAAGAATTTTTAAACAACAACAAACCCGTAGCCGGCTACATCGGGTTTGACCCTACAGCCACTTCTCTGCACGTGGGCAACTTAGCAACCATCATGCTGCTGGTGCACTTCCAGCGCTGTGGACACAAGCCCTATGTGCTGGTAGGAGGTGCTACCGGCATGGTCGGCGACCCTTCGGGCAAATCTGCCGAGCGCCAATTTTTAGACGAAGAAACTTTGCAACGCAATCAGGCAAGTATTGCCGCCCAATTGCGCCGTTTTTTGGATTTTGAAAACGGCGATAATAAAGCCGAAATGGTCAATAATTACGACTGGTTCAAAAACATCGGCTTTTTGCAGTTCCTGCGCGAAGCGGGCAAATACATCACCGTTAACTACATGATGGCAAAAGAATCTGTCAAAAAGCGATTGGAAACAGGCATCAGCTTCACCGAATTTTCTTACCAACTGCTGCAAGGCTACGATTTCTACCACCTCTACAAAACCCAAGGCATTAAGTTGCAAATGGGCGGCGCCGACCAATGGGGCAACATCACCACAGGTACGGAACTGATTCGCAGGAAGTTAGCCCACGAGCGCGGACAAGCCGAAATCAGCGAAGACCAGCCCTACGAAGCCTTCGCCCTCACCACTCCGCTACTTACCAAGTCGGACGGCAGCAAGTTCGGCAAATCCGAAGGCGGCAACATCTGGTTAGACCCCAAACTAACTTCACCCTACAAATTCTATCAGTTTTGGCTCAATACTGCCGATGAAGATACCCACCGCCTGATTCGCGTCTTCACACTTTTTGACCGCGAAAAAATAGAAGCCTTAGAGGCAGAACATGCCGCAGCGCCTCATTTGCGCATCTTACAAAAGGCCATTGCCGAAGATGTTACCGTTCGCGTACACGGCAGAGAGGCTTATGAGAAAGCCGTACAAGCCTCTGCCATCCTGTTTGGCAACGCCGCTACCGAAGAGTTGAACCGCATTGACGAGGAAACCCTGCTGTCGGTTTTTGAGGGCGTGGCACAGGTGCAAGTCAGTGCCGAGGCCTTGCAAGGCGGCATTGTGGATTTTCTTTCCACTGCCACCAACGGCGAAATTTTCCCTTCCAAAGGCGAAGCCCGCAAAATGATACAAGGCGGAGGAGTAAGCATCAACAAGATAAAAATCAACGAAAATACCAACCTGAATGAGTTTATTCTCCTGCAAAACCGCTATTTG belongs to Rhodoflexus caldus and includes:
- a CDS encoding caspase family protein, with the translated sequence MNKYRLHYFLLLLLAFAAFAAKAQNCVFGDCQNGFGKYAYKEGHVYLGEFKGGELNGYGIFVFNNKETYLGQFRNGRYNGYGIYLYQNGDIERGIWNDITLVTPTPNDAVGCVYGNCTDGFGVYIYNDGALYIGNFRYEKLDGKGLYMFADGEMYIGMFSGNKYQGRGTFLYKDGKIDDGYWSNNQFTKDMSGSTASGCVYGDCANGYGTYVFDDGSRYTGYFRKSLLHGEGTYTTAKGERYTGSFANGKYNGYGTYYYNDGRVQQGNWLDNVFQGEVKAKTTGCISGDCINGTGTYVYSEGHKYVGRFKNGELHGQGSFFFANGDKYVGEFADSKFNGIGTYTYASGKVESGRWSNNQYLGTNASAGQTNTQPAATNTGTQSGSTTKERRLALIIGNSNYTNAGVLKNPINDARAMEIALKNAGFDVIKYENLGREDMKRAIDQFGARLSNYDIGLFFFAGHGLQVRGNNYLVPCTAAIASEKDVEYECVEAGRVLAKMETARNKVNIVVLDACRNNPFERSWSRSVNGNGLAAISAPVGSFIAYATAPGTTASDGSGNNGLYTEQLLKFIQMPGLKIEDVFKQVRINVIKLSGGEQTPWEASSLIGDFYFKK
- the amaB gene encoding L-piperidine-6-carboxylate dehydrogenase; translated protein: METLTSIHDQQTAELLEILGVKPLNPAYSTGLHWGGRPGAPTRDIFSPIDGRLIASVKMADKGDYELIVEKAHEAFKIWQRVPAPKRGEIVRQIGMALREYKEPLGRLVTLEMGKILQEGLGEVQEMIDICDFAVGLSRQLHGLTMHSERPEHRMYEQWHPLGIVGIISAFNFPVAVWSWNAMIAAVCGNVCIWKPSEKTPLTAIACQHIISNVLRDNNLPEGIFNLIIGGAEVGELLSHDTRIPLISATGSTRMGKKVAQAVAARLGKSILELGGNNAIIITEHAHLDLAIRAVAFGAVGTCGQRCTTTRRLIVHEDVYDDVRDHLVRVYQNLTIGNPLEAGTLVGPLIDADAVRNFLHALEKVQAEGGKLLVGGKVLPEIGANYVAPAIVEAQNHYEMVQEETFAPILYLIKYSGDVQNAIDIQNGVKQGLSSAIFTDHLRQAETFLSAWGSDCGIANVNIGTSGAEIGGAFGGEKETGGGRESGSDAWKAYMRRQTNTINYSSSLPLAQGIKFDI
- a CDS encoding DUF4178 domain-containing protein; the protein is MEALANSLVPYYIQQDLPFAVNAQVATLPEDLQKEFLKEYNRRSKNVIIPYVLHFFFPAHYLYLDKVLMQILFWFTFGGLGIWWLIDIFRIPGLVKRRNAEIADEVLRHVLMVHGKQQAQQSAASRPAGIANPLQPRNLEAYFDPTRITLENLRTGYLLDYGLKTWQVVNQIQFDWNDGMSEREYKMLSGNELLYLNVRREAAMLECRVGTAINLYAIDSQLDMMIQRDGNPPNVLNYADFTLYRENKLTGLMFNQAYGNKPVKLIAWDYLDQTRTYHLRIERDEHQKFFVVFSKQVSDIEFSDILPAGER
- the tyrS gene encoding tyrosine--tRNA ligase, yielding MNFIEELRWRGMLQDHTPGVEEFLNNNKPVAGYIGFDPTATSLHVGNLATIMLLVHFQRCGHKPYVLVGGATGMVGDPSGKSAERQFLDEETLQRNQASIAAQLRRFLDFENGDNKAEMVNNYDWFKNIGFLQFLREAGKYITVNYMMAKESVKKRLETGISFTEFSYQLLQGYDFYHLYKTQGIKLQMGGADQWGNITTGTELIRRKLAHERGQAEISEDQPYEAFALTTPLLTKSDGSKFGKSEGGNIWLDPKLTSPYKFYQFWLNTADEDTHRLIRVFTLFDREKIEALEAEHAAAPHLRILQKAIAEDVTVRVHGREAYEKAVQASAILFGNAATEELNRIDEETLLSVFEGVAQVQVSAEALQGGIVDFLSTATNGEIFPSKGEARKMIQGGGVSINKIKINENTNLNEFILLQNRYLLVQKGKKNYYLVRVNA